From the genome of Sphingopyxis sp. DBS4:
TGCGCCGCTGCCCGAAATGACCGCGCGCGGCGGCCATTGGCAGATCCGCACCCCCGAAGGGCGCGACGCGACGCGCCTCTATATCGAGAGGCAGAAGGATCCCGCGGCGCTGATGGAACTCGGCCTCTCATGGATCAACGGCGGCGTCCCCGGCGGCACCCCGCAGGACGGGCTGGCGCTGATGCAGGAGGCGGCGAAGCTCGGCGATCCGGTCGCGCTCTACAATGTCGGCACGCTCTATTCGGCGGGCATCGTCGGCGGGAAGAAGGATCATGCGACCGGCTTCGCGATGATCGAACAGGCCGCCGCGGCGGGCCATGTCGATGCGCTCTATCGCAGCGGGCTCTATTATCAGGAAGGGCTCGGCACGAAGAAGGACCCCAAGAAGGCCTTTGCAGCGTTCAAGGCGGCGGCCGAGCGCGGGCACCTCTATGCGACGATCATGGCGGTCGACATGATCAACAGCGGCACCGGCACCAAGAAGGACTTCGCGCTTGCCTATCGCCTGTCGCGGATCGTCGCCGACCAGGGCGAAGTCTATGGCGCGGTGATGGCAGCCTCGTCGCTGCTCCAGATGAAGAACCCGCTGCCCCATGAGGACGAGATTCTCTATTGGATGGATCAGGGGATCGCGAAGGGCGACGACACGATCCGCGGCCAGCTCATCCCGCTCAAACAGCAGGTCGCCGGGGCTTTCACCAAGGCCAAGGCGCCGCCCGAATATAAGCCGCGCGTCCGGAAAGCCTGCCCGATGAAGACGGTGTGCGTCGTCAATCATTATTCGGGATTGCAAAGCTGCACGACCAACAAGGATTATTGGAACGACTGCGACGGCTGAGCGGCGATTTGGCACAAGGTCTTCGACCCGCTATCCGGACGTCGGAGGCCAGACATGGGCAAGACCGAAAACAAGACACGCGCCACCGACGTCGCGGTGGTGGATTTTATCGCCGAACTGCCCGACGCGCGGCGGCGCGAGGAGGCAGCGATCGTCGATGCTATCCACCGCCGCGTGACCGGGCTGGAGCCGAAGATGTGGGGACCGTCAATCATCGGCTATGGCAGCTATGACTATGTCTATGACAGCGGGCGTTCGGGGACGATGTGCCGGGCGGGTTTTTCCCCGCGCAAGGCGGCGATGACGATCTATCTGATGGAGCATTACGGCGACCGGCAGAAGGAGGCCGACGCGCTGTTCGCGGCACTCGGCAAGCACAAGACGGGCAAGGTCTGTCTCTATATCAACAAGCTCGCCGACGTGGACCTGGGCATTCTCGAACGCCTCGTTGCATTGGGCTGGGCGGAGATGAACGCGAAATATCCGACCTGAGGCAACAAGTTCTAACCGGACATCGGCCAGCGGCTGCCGAACCAATCCTCCAGCCGCGCGCAAGCCTCGCGCACCATGTCGGTGGTCACGGCATAGCTGAAGCGGATGAAGCCGGCGCCGCGTTCGGGGTCGAAATCGAGCCCCGGCGCGGTGGCGACGCCGGTGTCCTCGAGCAGCCGCTTGCACAGCGACAAACTGTCATCGGTCAGATGGGCGATCGAGGCATAGACATAGAAAGCGCCGTCCGACGGGGCGATGTCGGTGATGCCGATCCGGCCCAGGCAATCGATCAGCAACTGGCGGTTGCGGCGATACATGGCAACCCGCGCGTCGAGTTCTTCCTCGCAGTCGAAGGCCGCGAGCGCCGCCTGCTGGCTGAGCGCGGGCGGCGACAGGAACAGATTGCCGAGCCGCGCGCGCGCTCCGGCGACCATATCGGGCGGGCAGACGATCCAGCCGAGGCGCCAGCCGGGCATGCCGTAATATTTTGAGAAGCTGTTGATGACGAAGGCGCCGGGGTCATATTGCAGCATGCTATGCGTTTCGGCGCCGTAGCTCAGCCGGTGATAGATTTCGTCGGAGATGATACGGACGCCGCGCGCGCGGCAGGCGTCGGCAAGCTCGGCGAGCTCGGCGGGCGGAATGATCGTTCCGGTGGGATTGGCGGGGCTCGCGACGATCAGGCCGTCGGGCGCGGGGTCGGCTTCGCGGATATGGCGCGCGTGAATCTGGAAGCGGTCGGCCGCGCCGCATTCGACCTCGACCGGGATCATCTGCAACGCGCGCAGCGAATTGCGATAGGCGACATAGCCGGGCCGCGCGATCATCACGCGGCTGCCCGCCGCGAAGCCGGTCAGCAACGCCAGCACGAGCGCCGGGGAGGCACCGCAGGTCAGCAGGATACGCTGCGGGTCGAGGTCGACGCCATAATGCTCGCCATAATGGCGCGCGATGCGCCGGCGCAGCGGCACGCTTTCCCAATAACCCATGTCGGGTTCATCCAGCGCGGCGCGCGCCGCCGCGACGGCACCGGCAGGAGCGCCGTCGGCGGGCTGCCCGAACTCCATATGGATCACCGACCGCCCTTCCGCGCGCAGCTTGCGCGCGAGGGCGCTGATCTCGATGGCCTGGAACGGCGCGATGCCCTGCGACGGGGACGAATTGGTCATGGTGCGATCCCGAAAGATTAGAGAGAGGGGATGGCCCCCGGCCGGCTCATAGCTCTTTGGTCGAAGAGATTCCAACCAAGGGATTCCCCTGTTCAGACAGTCTCGCGATATGTCGCTTCGGCCTCGGCCATATAGTCGCGCGTCAGCGGCAGGGCGTGGCGGCTGCGCGCGAACTGGATCTGGTAATTGCCCATCCCGCCGCTCTCAAACGCCGCGGTCGCGCCGGCGAGGTAAAAGGTCCACATGCGGAAGAAGCGCTCGCCCATCATCGCCACGATCTCGGCCTCGTGCGCGAATGTCCGTGCATACCATTGGCGCAGCGTCAGTGCGTAATGCAGCCGCAGCGTCTCGACATCGGTGACGATCAGTCGGCTCTTCTCGCTCGCCGCCAGCGTCTCGCTCAGCGCGGGGATATAGCCACCGGGGAAGATATATTTGCGCGTGAAGGCGTCGGTCGCGCCCGGCTTGCCGAAGCGCCCGATCGTGTGGAGCAGCATCACCCCGTCGGCGGTCATCAGGTTCGCACAGGCGCGGAAAAAGACGTCATAGTTCGGCGCGCCGACATGCTCGAACATGCCGACCGAGACGATGCGGTCGAACCGCCCCGGCTCGCGCACCGCAAGGTCGCGATAGTCGATCAGCTCGAAGCGGACGCGGTCGGCGACCCCCGCCGCCTCGGCACGCTGCCGGGCGAGCGCGAGTTGCTCGTCCGACAGGGTGATCCCCAACACCTCGACCCGTTCGAGCTTCGCAAGGGTGATCGCCATCCCGCCCCAGCCGCAGCCGATGTCGAGCACGCGCTGCCCCGGTTTCAGCGCGAGCTTTGCCGCGATATGCGCCTTTTTCGCCGCCTGCGCTTCGTCGAGCGTCATGCCCGCGCGCGGCCAGTAAGCGCAGCTGTACTGCATGTCGGCGTCGAGGAAGAGGCGGTAGAGATCGTTGCCGATGTCGTAATGATGCTGGACATTGGCACGCGAGCGGCGGCGGCGGTTGACCGAGCCGAGCCGGGTCTTCACCCCCTCGATCCGCCGGCCGAGCCACGTCTTGTCCTTGAGCTTCGCGCCGCGATCCCACGGCGTGTTCATGCGCAGGAGGCCGATCAGCGTCATGATGTCGCCGTCGGTCAGTTCCATCTCGCCGTCCATGAACGCCTCGGCCGCGCCGAGACGCGGGTCGAGGATCACGCGGCGCATCGCGCGGCGGGTGGCGAAGCGCACCGCGACCTCCGGAAAGCCCGTCGCGGGTTCGCCGAAATGCTCGGCATGGCCGTCGGGATCGACGACCGTCAGCCGGCCGTGACGAATGACGCGCGACAGGAAGGGGCGGAGAATGGACATGGGCGCGACCTCATCATCTTTTTATGCCCCTGCCGGTTCAGGATAACGAGATTGCGTTCATAATCAATGCGGTCGCCGGGAGAGGTCTTGAATTGAAGCTCTTCGTCGTTGCGCCCCCGGCTTTCACCGGGGTCGCAATGACGCCAACATGGCACGCGAACTCAGGCGACCACCTCCGCCGCATATTGCTCGCGGTATCGACTGCGCAGGGTCACCTTGTCGATCTTTTCGCTGCCGAGCTTGGGCAACGCGTCGTTCGACATCCAGATCCTGAGCGGCACCTTGTAGGGCGCGAGGCGCTGGCCGAGGAAGGCGGTCATGTCCTCGGCGGTGACGGCGCTGCCGGGTTTCATCCAGATCACTGCGCCGACGACTTCGCCCAACCGCTCGTCGGGCAGGCCGAAGACCGCGCATTCGTTCGCCTCGGGGTGCTCGTAGATCGCGGCCTCGACTTCCTGGCAGCTGATATTCTCGCCGCCGCGGATGATG
Proteins encoded in this window:
- a CDS encoding tetratricopeptide repeat protein; protein product: MRVWLAFAAPFLVLTASVSGAGGQGSMPDPTREYNQQVDCHNAYDRLVSDRKGGNTVSAAAIAWAQGYEAGANAGTPCPAPLPEMTARGGHWQIRTPEGRDATRLYIERQKDPAALMELGLSWINGGVPGGTPQDGLALMQEAAKLGDPVALYNVGTLYSAGIVGGKKDHATGFAMIEQAAAAGHVDALYRSGLYYQEGLGTKKDPKKAFAAFKAAAERGHLYATIMAVDMINSGTGTKKDFALAYRLSRIVADQGEVYGAVMAASSLLQMKNPLPHEDEILYWMDQGIAKGDDTIRGQLIPLKQQVAGAFTKAKAPPEYKPRVRKACPMKTVCVVNHYSGLQSCTTNKDYWNDCDG
- a CDS encoding DUF1801 domain-containing protein, with translation MGKTENKTRATDVAVVDFIAELPDARRREEAAIVDAIHRRVTGLEPKMWGPSIIGYGSYDYVYDSGRSGTMCRAGFSPRKAAMTIYLMEHYGDRQKEADALFAALGKHKTGKVCLYINKLADVDLGILERLVALGWAEMNAKYPT
- a CDS encoding pyridoxal phosphate-dependent aminotransferase, with the protein product MTNSSPSQGIAPFQAIEISALARKLRAEGRSVIHMEFGQPADGAPAGAVAAARAALDEPDMGYWESVPLRRRIARHYGEHYGVDLDPQRILLTCGASPALVLALLTGFAAGSRVMIARPGYVAYRNSLRALQMIPVEVECGAADRFQIHARHIREADPAPDGLIVASPANPTGTIIPPAELAELADACRARGVRIISDEIYHRLSYGAETHSMLQYDPGAFVINSFSKYYGMPGWRLGWIVCPPDMVAGARARLGNLFLSPPALSQQAALAAFDCEEELDARVAMYRRNRQLLIDCLGRIGITDIAPSDGAFYVYASIAHLTDDSLSLCKRLLEDTGVATAPGLDFDPERGAGFIRFSYAVTTDMVREACARLEDWFGSRWPMSG
- a CDS encoding cyclopropane-fatty-acyl-phospholipid synthase family protein — encoded protein: MSILRPFLSRVIRHGRLTVVDPDGHAEHFGEPATGFPEVAVRFATRRAMRRVILDPRLGAAEAFMDGEMELTDGDIMTLIGLLRMNTPWDRGAKLKDKTWLGRRIEGVKTRLGSVNRRRRSRANVQHHYDIGNDLYRLFLDADMQYSCAYWPRAGMTLDEAQAAKKAHIAAKLALKPGQRVLDIGCGWGGMAITLAKLERVEVLGITLSDEQLALARQRAEAAGVADRVRFELIDYRDLAVREPGRFDRIVSVGMFEHVGAPNYDVFFRACANLMTADGVMLLHTIGRFGKPGATDAFTRKYIFPGGYIPALSETLAASEKSRLIVTDVETLRLHYALTLRQWYARTFAHEAEIVAMMGERFFRMWTFYLAGATAAFESGGMGNYQIQFARSRHALPLTRDYMAEAEATYRETV